One genomic window of Azospirillum sp. TSH100 includes the following:
- a CDS encoding helix-turn-helix domain-containing protein: protein MDRTLLGLGGKRPSEMDELPDAYASACPTRQALDRIADKWTVLILGLLESGPMRFNQLRREIEGISQKMLSQTLKSLERDGLVSRKVFATVPVTVEYSITPLGATLAETLVPLRVWAETHIARMLEARAAYDRQEADGPARLDVA, encoded by the coding sequence ATGGACAGGACCCTGCTGGGGCTGGGCGGCAAGCGACCGTCGGAGATGGATGAGTTGCCGGACGCCTATGCCTCCGCCTGTCCGACGCGGCAGGCGCTGGACCGGATCGCCGACAAATGGACGGTGCTGATCCTGGGATTGCTGGAAAGCGGGCCGATGCGCTTCAACCAGCTGCGCCGCGAGATCGAGGGCATTTCGCAGAAGATGCTGTCGCAGACCCTGAAAAGCCTGGAGCGCGACGGGCTGGTCAGCCGCAAGGTCTTCGCCACCGTGCCGGTCACCGTCGAATATTCGATCACGCCGCTGGGCGCCACGCTGGCCGAAACGCTGGTGCCCTTGCGGGTGTGGGCCGAAACCCACATCGCGCGGATGCTGGAAGCCCGCGCCGCCTATGACCGGCAGGAAGC
- a CDS encoding NAD(P)-dependent oxidoreductase, translated as MKVAIIGAAGRAGSRIQAELLRRGHSVTAIVRNPAKVAAATGLTVKAGDANNAETLAPLLAGHDAVVSAVMFLDSDAESLIGAAKASGVPRYLVVGGAGSLEVAPGMRVLDLPEFPEIYKAEATKGAEFLDRLKAEPTLNWTFLSPSAEFVLGERTAKFRLGTDNLLADESGRSWISYEDFAVALVDEIETPKNERKRFTVGY; from the coding sequence ATGAAGGTCGCCATCATCGGCGCCGCCGGCCGCGCCGGCAGCCGCATCCAGGCCGAACTGCTCCGCCGCGGCCACAGCGTCACCGCCATCGTCCGCAATCCCGCCAAGGTGGCCGCCGCCACCGGCCTGACGGTGAAGGCCGGCGATGCCAACAACGCGGAAACGCTCGCTCCGCTGCTGGCCGGCCATGACGCGGTGGTCAGCGCCGTGATGTTCCTGGACAGCGATGCGGAGAGCCTGATTGGCGCGGCGAAGGCGTCGGGCGTGCCGCGCTATCTGGTGGTCGGTGGCGCCGGCAGCCTGGAGGTGGCGCCGGGGATGCGGGTTCTCGACCTGCCGGAATTTCCCGAGATCTACAAGGCCGAGGCGACGAAGGGCGCGGAATTCCTCGACCGCCTCAAGGCCGAGCCTACCCTGAACTGGACCTTCCTGTCGCCGTCGGCCGAGTTCGTGCTGGGCGAGCGCACGGCCAAGTTCAGGCTGGGCACCGACAATCTGTTGGCGGACGAGAGCGGGCGCAGCTGGATTTCCTACGAGGACTTCGCCGTGGCGCTGGTCGACGAGATCGAAACCCCGAAAAACGAGCGCAAGCGCTTCACGGTCGGGTACTGA